The following is a genomic window from Niabella soli DSM 19437.
CATAATGGCAGGGTTGCGTTTAGCATCCTTGCTCCCATTGGAATAACAAGGCTGCTCAGGGTAAGCCCGGTACTGTAGCGAATTAGTGATATAAAAGAACGCTAGTTGGTCATGTATCCGTTCGCATGAAAATATCACAAATACAATGAAAAGTACTATTGTTTTAAGAACGGCAAAAGTAATTTCGACACATCTTATTTTAAGGAAATAAAATAAAAACAGGAGGATCAGGAATCAATAAATGATCATTCATCCTGATAAAAATATTCTTTATGCAAAAAACAAAAGTGAACCATCCGGACCGTGATTTATCTTTTGATACGGGGGCTTATTCAGATGGTGTTATGGTGGATGGATTTCTTTTCGTTAGCGGACAGGCGTCTGTTGATTTTAAAACATCAAAGTTCATCCTGGGCGCTGTTGAAGAGGAAACGCACCGGACGCTCCAAAATATAAAGGCCATTGTTGAAGCCGCCGGAGGAACAATGGAGCAAATAGTAAAATGCACCGTGCACCTGCAGGATATTAATGAGTTTGACCGGTATAACAAGGTCTATTCTCAATATTTCCCCGGTATAAAACCCGCCCGAACAACTGTTGAATCCAAATTGGCCGAGGGGATCAGGGTTGAAATTGATTGCATCGCAAAATTATTTTGACCCGGTCGCGAATAAATTGGGCAAGAAGCTGATTACTTATTTTTTAACCTGTTGTGAAATTTGATGCGAAGTATTAAAATAAAGGACACCAATATCGGAGTGGTAGGGCTTGGCTTGATGGGGACCAGCTTTATAACAACGTTGCTGATGACCGGCCATAAAGTGATAGCGATAGCTCCGTTGACAGAAGATATGGAGGTGGCGCCGGAACGTATTAATAACCAGCTGTTGCTTTGTGAAAAAACAGGCCTGCTCAAGAGGCCCGTTGAAGCATATTTGTCGCAACTGGTCATTTCAGAAAATTATGAATTACTTGGCTCATGCGATCTTGTGGTGGAATGCGTGATAGAGCATCTGGAGATAAAAAAAGGGGTATATAAAAAAGTAGAATCCGTTGTGTGGGACCATACTATCATTGCCAGCAATACATCAGCAATACCGATAAGCGAATTGCAAAAAGACTTGATCCATCCTGAACGCTTTCTGGGAATCCATTGGGCGGAGCCATCATACTTTACCCGCTTTATGGAAGTAACGCTTGGTGAAAATACGGCACCGCAATATGCGCAATGGGTATATGAACTGGCTCATTACTGGGGAAAGGAACCTACATTGCTCCGGAAAGATATAAGAGGATTTATCACCAACCGGTTAATGTATGCCGTATACAGAGAAGGGCTGAATATTGTACAAAGTGGGCAGGCGACTTTAGAAGATATTGATAAGGCCTTTCGGTATGATGCCGGTTCCTGGATGACATTAATGGGGGTGTTCAGAAGAATGGATTACCTGGGCTTAAAAGATTATGCTGAAACTTTTAAAGCGATCTTTCCTGCTTTATGTAATGATGAACACGTGCCGGCGCTTATGCAGCGGATGGTTGATATAAACGCCCGGGGTGTTCAAAACCTGTCCGGACTTTACCAGTATTCAGCGGAAGAAGCAAAAAAGTGGGAAGAGGCTTTTATTCTATTTAATGAAGAAATATATCGGTTGGCGGCTGAATACCCGCTGGTAAAAGAAAATATACCGTTGCCCGGTGTTTGAGGAGCATTCATGATCGGGCACAAATAAATTAACAGGAAGATGGATAAATACAGTTACGAAAAATCGTCTGCATGGCTGCAAAGGGCAGAGAAAGTGCTTGCAGGAGGCGTGTCCTCCGAATTCCGGAAGTATAACCATCCGCATGCTATATTTTATACAAAGGGCAAAGGGAGTCATGTTTACGATGTGGACGGCAACGATTATCTCGATTTTACATTAAGTCAGGGCCCATTGATCTTAGGACATTCCCATCCGAAAGTGTTGCAGGCCATTAATGAATATTCAGAGCAGGGGCAGTTATTTGCCGGGCAGCATATCAAGGAAGTAGAGCTGGCTGAAAAATTGAATAGCCTTATTCCATCAGCTGAGCTGATGCGTTTTTGCCTTGACGGATCAACAGCGGTTCATACGGCGCTTCGCGTGGCAAGGGCCAAAACAAAGAGAAAAAAATTTCTTCGGTTCGAAGGCCATTATCACGGGTGGCTGGATAATGTGGCCTGGGGATATGCGGCGCCGGCTGCTGACGCATTGGGCAGCCGGGAACACCCCGTTGTGTTCCCCTGGAGTGAAGGATTACCGGAAAATGCCAAAGAAGAATTTATTCTTTTGCCCTGGAACGATCTGGAACTTTTAAGAAAGGTCGTTACAGAGCATTTTAATGATATAGCTGCGATTATTACAGAACCGGTCATGTGCAACAATGGCTGTATTCCCCCAAAAGAAGGGTTTCTGCAGGGGCTCCGGGAAATTTGCAGCCAATTTGGGATTGCTTTGATTTTTGATGAAGTGATAACCGGGTTTCGCCTGGGACTGGGCGGGGCGCAGCAATATTTCGGTATTATTCCCGATCTTGCCATTTTTGCAAAAGCCATGGGCAGCGGTTATCCCATCAGTGCCATTGTTGGGAAAAAAGAATGGATGCAGCTAATAGAAAAGGCAAAGGTTATTCATGCCGGCACCATGAATTCCGGAAATGCCACGGTTGCCGCTTCGTTGGCCACGATAGAAGTGCTGGAAAAAGAAGACCCTTATGAGCGAATGTTCTGTTATGGGGAAAAACTAAAGAAAGGACTGCAGCAGGCAGCCGTTGAAGCAGGACAAAATTTATTGGTGCAGGGAGTTGGGCCGATCGTTCACAGCGGGTTTACACAGTTGAGCCAGGTAAATGATTACCGTGATACCTTTTCCTATGATAAAGTAAAGTTGGGACAATTGATTGCCGGCTTGCATAACAGGGGTGTGAGGGTTATCGGCAGAGGGTTATGGTACATCAGCGCGGCCCATACGGAAAAAGAAATCGATGTGGCCATTAATACGGCAACCGAAGTGCTGCAGGAGATGAAACGGTGATCCTTTTAAAAAATAACGAATAAAAAATTGAAATGACAGGCAGAAGAAATTTTATCAAAAACGTATCAGCTGCCGGACTGCTGGGCGCTCTATCTGGTGTTTTACCATCCCAGGCGGATGCATTCCGGTTGCAAAAGGAAGATAAGAATGACAAAATATGGGGCTGCCTCCTGCATCTGAGCTATAACTTCTGGGTAGAATACAGTTCCCCGAGTCCTTTCAGGGGATACCGGCCCTATTTGCAGATGAGTGAATCTTTATGGAACGATGCCACTCAAAAAATGGTGCAGGAAGGATTGAATCTGGTTGTTATAGATCTGGGGGATGGCGTCCGGTATGAAAGCCACCCGGAAATTGCTGTAAATAATGCCTGGTCGGTAACGCGGCTGAAAAGGAACTGGAACGGCTGCGTAAAATGGGATTGGAACCGGTACCCAAACTAAATTTTGCGGCGGGCCATGATATATGGCTGGGAGAATATTCCCGGATGGTGACTACAAAAAAATACTATGAAGTATGCGGCCACCTGATTGAAGAAGTGGCGCACATTTTTGATAAGCCCCGATTTTTTCACCTGGGTATGGATGAGGAAAATGCAGAAGACCAGCGATATCTGGACCTGGTTGTCATCCGGCAAAACGATCTGTGGTGGCATGATTTCAATTTTTTTGTGCATGAGGTGGAGAAGAACGGCTGCCGTTCATGGATCTGGTCTGACTACCTGTGGCATCATCCGGATGATTTCTTTAAAAAAATGCCTAAATCGGTAGTTCAGAGCAACTGGTATTACGGGGAAAGTTTTGATACGCAACTGACGCCGGTAAAAGCCTACAAGGATCTGGAAGGCTATGGCTATGATCAGATCCCCACCGGCGGATTTTATAAAAAGAACGGAGAAGGAGAAAAGAATATTATGGAGACAGTAAAGTTTTGTAAAGCCAATATTTCAGAGGCAAAGTTGCTTGGCTTTTTGCAAACATACTGGGCGCCCACTACCGAGGATAACCGGAAAGGTATTTTAAAAGCCATCGAATTGATGGGAGATGCAAAAAAATGGTACGATAAAAGCCGCAAGACCAAATGAGCGGATAGTCTGTTTTTTTGATGCCGGCATCCGGGGCTTAAAATTCATTATTGTATAAAAGATTTTGAAATGTATGAATGATAAGATAGAAGCACAAACGGCAAAACCGCATTTACGGCGCGTGCTGAGCCTGTGGGATCTGATTTTTTATGGTATTGTGCTCATTCAGCCCATTGCGGCTGTGGGTCTTTTTGGCGTTGCGTCAAAAGTATCCGGCGGCCATATGAGCACCACTTTGCTGATCGCAATGGTGGGCATGATCCTGACGGCAATAAGTTATGGTCGGATGGCTTCCTTATACCCTTCTGCCGGTTCGGCATATACCTATGTAGGCAAAGGTCTGAACCCTTATTTTGGTTTTATGGCGGGGTGGGCCATGTTCCTCGATTATCTGATCGTTCCGGTTATCAATACCATTTATGCCTGCCTCACCCTGCAGCGGCTGGTGCCTTCGATCCCCTTTGTAATATGGGTGATCCTGTTCGTGCTCTTTATTACATTTTTAAACCTGCGCGGCATCCGCACTATG
Proteins encoded in this region:
- a CDS encoding twin-arginine translocation signal domain-containing protein, whose protein sequence is MTGRRNFIKNVSAAGLLGALSGVLPSQADAFRLQKEDKNDKIWGCLLHLSYNFWVEYSSPSPFRGYRPYLQMSESLWNDATQKMVQEGLNLVVIDLGDGVRYESHPEIAVNNAWSVTRLKRNWNGCVKWDWNRYPN
- a CDS encoding RidA family protein codes for the protein MQKTKVNHPDRDLSFDTGAYSDGVMVDGFLFVSGQASVDFKTSKFILGAVEEETHRTLQNIKAIVEAAGGTMEQIVKCTVHLQDINEFDRYNKVYSQYFPGIKPARTTVESKLAEGIRVEIDCIAKLF
- a CDS encoding aspartate aminotransferase family protein, whose product is MDKYSYEKSSAWLQRAEKVLAGGVSSEFRKYNHPHAIFYTKGKGSHVYDVDGNDYLDFTLSQGPLILGHSHPKVLQAINEYSEQGQLFAGQHIKEVELAEKLNSLIPSAELMRFCLDGSTAVHTALRVARAKTKRKKFLRFEGHYHGWLDNVAWGYAAPAADALGSREHPVVFPWSEGLPENAKEEFILLPWNDLELLRKVVTEHFNDIAAIITEPVMCNNGCIPPKEGFLQGLREICSQFGIALIFDEVITGFRLGLGGAQQYFGIIPDLAIFAKAMGSGYPISAIVGKKEWMQLIEKAKVIHAGTMNSGNATVAASLATIEVLEKEDPYERMFCYGEKLKKGLQQAAVEAGQNLLVQGVGPIVHSGFTQLSQVNDYRDTFSYDKVKLGQLIAGLHNRGVRVIGRGLWYISAAHTEKEIDVAINTATEVLQEMKR
- a CDS encoding 3-hydroxyacyl-CoA dehydrogenase family protein, which gives rise to MRSIKIKDTNIGVVGLGLMGTSFITTLLMTGHKVIAIAPLTEDMEVAPERINNQLLLCEKTGLLKRPVEAYLSQLVISENYELLGSCDLVVECVIEHLEIKKGVYKKVESVVWDHTIIASNTSAIPISELQKDLIHPERFLGIHWAEPSYFTRFMEVTLGENTAPQYAQWVYELAHYWGKEPTLLRKDIRGFITNRLMYAVYREGLNIVQSGQATLEDIDKAFRYDAGSWMTLMGVFRRMDYLGLKDYAETFKAIFPALCNDEHVPALMQRMVDINARGVQNLSGLYQYSAEEAKKWEEAFILFNEEIYRLAAEYPLVKENIPLPGV